A single region of the Gemmatimonadaceae bacterium genome encodes:
- the folK gene encoding 2-amino-4-hydroxy-6-hydroxymethyldihydropteridine diphosphokinase: protein MSDLVYVALGSNLGDRETTLTKARAAIAAIRGARIVAESPIEETDPIGPIPQGRYLNQMVAVETMLPPRTFLSALQRIERAAGRIRSMRWAPRTLDLDIVVIEGKEFSDEVLTVPHPELHNRDFWQRELDELRIALHV from the coding sequence ATGAGTGACCTCGTGTATGTTGCGCTCGGATCAAACCTCGGCGACCGCGAAACGACTCTGACGAAGGCCCGTGCCGCGATCGCCGCAATCCGCGGCGCTCGCATCGTTGCAGAGAGTCCTATAGAAGAGACCGATCCGATCGGCCCTATTCCTCAGGGGCGATATCTGAACCAGATGGTGGCCGTCGAGACGATGCTTCCGCCACGTACTTTTCTTTCCGCTCTGCAGCGCATCGAGCGCGCAGCGGGACGGATCAGGTCAATGCGCTGGGCTCCCCGCACGCTCGATCTGGACATAGTTGTGATCGAGGGAAAAGAGTTTTCAGACGAGGTCCTGACGGTGCCCCACCCGGAGCTTCACAATCGCGACTTCTGGCAGCGCGAGCTCGACGAGCTGAGGATTGCTCTCCATGTCTGA
- a CDS encoding HEAT repeat domain-containing protein encodes MTELRSNLALVEDSDEPPFEISVVTDVLRQFGKAARAQQLYASNNPMHARAMTSVRESLKALWDHASSLELQITDSTFAWLGRTVIEEPGRTSDSLPWLFYKDGVRELTMLPGFEDEELAMLLEIVQRTRLASADDDDMLTRLWEREFGFLQYKYVELAVEVGAPLLAHGIVAGSKIVSPRAVESQESEVLSASSFARMEEYDSTLYFLEDSEIDYLQREIKSDFSSDLRSRVVASLLDTYESELDPTVREEIAAILEQFFLVMLSLGHFGPAAYIIREAKVTAGRARNVLDTERERLLALADGLSEQEAIEQLLQTLEATALRPPQNDLHELLMQLHPKAMASILGWLGGSTNAELRALLESAASRMAASHTTELVRLISVEDGVVAFEAIRRAGSLKAAAAVPALAGAIAQGTPEMRIAAVTALSQIGSAGAMEALGRALEDEDTDIRIAAVRVLATRGHSAAVPRIEARIRTSSVRDGSLAEKMAFLESYGALAGEAGVGFLSGILNSRGFFHRREPAELRACAAIALGKIGTSLAMEALQQAGGDGELIVRNAVSRAIRGG; translated from the coding sequence GTGACGGAGCTCCGCTCGAACCTCGCGCTCGTGGAAGATTCCGATGAGCCGCCCTTCGAGATATCGGTTGTCACGGACGTCCTTCGCCAGTTCGGGAAGGCGGCGCGCGCGCAACAACTGTATGCGTCCAACAATCCAATGCATGCGCGGGCGATGACCTCGGTGCGTGAATCGCTCAAGGCGCTCTGGGACCACGCCAGCTCGCTCGAGCTTCAGATTACCGACAGCACCTTCGCCTGGCTCGGGCGCACGGTCATCGAGGAGCCTGGACGTACGTCGGACAGTCTGCCGTGGCTCTTCTACAAGGATGGCGTACGGGAGCTGACGATGCTGCCCGGGTTCGAGGATGAAGAGCTCGCGATGCTTCTTGAAATCGTCCAGCGGACCAGACTTGCATCGGCTGACGACGACGACATGCTGACGCGCCTGTGGGAGCGCGAATTCGGGTTCCTTCAGTACAAGTACGTCGAGCTCGCGGTTGAAGTCGGGGCGCCGCTGCTGGCACACGGCATAGTCGCTGGGTCGAAAATCGTTTCACCGAGGGCGGTCGAGTCGCAGGAGAGTGAAGTTCTCTCCGCGTCGTCCTTCGCGCGGATGGAAGAATACGATTCCACGCTCTACTTCCTCGAGGACTCGGAGATCGACTACCTCCAGCGGGAGATAAAGAGTGACTTCAGCTCGGATCTGCGAAGCAGAGTAGTCGCATCACTGCTCGACACATACGAATCCGAGCTCGACCCCACAGTCCGGGAGGAGATCGCCGCCATCCTGGAGCAGTTCTTTCTCGTGATGCTTTCGCTCGGCCATTTCGGCCCGGCGGCCTACATCATTCGAGAGGCAAAAGTTACAGCGGGCCGCGCGCGGAACGTTCTCGACACCGAAAGAGAGCGGCTCCTCGCACTCGCGGACGGGCTGAGTGAGCAGGAGGCTATCGAGCAGCTGCTGCAGACTCTCGAGGCAACTGCGCTCAGACCGCCGCAGAACGATCTTCACGAGCTGCTGATGCAGCTTCATCCCAAGGCGATGGCGAGCATCCTCGGGTGGCTTGGTGGAAGCACGAATGCCGAGCTCCGCGCTCTGCTCGAGAGCGCTGCTTCGCGGATGGCGGCTTCGCATACGACGGAGCTTGTACGTCTGATTTCGGTCGAGGATGGGGTGGTCGCCTTCGAGGCGATCCGCCGCGCGGGTTCGCTGAAGGCGGCTGCGGCGGTTCCCGCTCTGGCCGGAGCGATTGCGCAGGGAACTCCGGAGATGCGTATTGCGGCCGTCACTGCGCTCTCGCAGATCGGCTCGGCCGGTGCGATGGAAGCTCTCGGCCGCGCGCTCGAGGATGAGGACACCGACATTCGGATCGCTGCAGTCCGCGTGCTCGCGACGCGCGGCCACAGCGCGGCGGTTCCGCGGATCGAAGCCCGCATTCGTACGTCGAGCGTTCGTGACGGATCTCTCGCGGAGAAGATGGCGTTCTTAGAGAGCTACGGTGCGCTGGCCGGTGAGGCAGGCGTTGGGTTTCTCTCCGGTATCCTCAATTCGCGCGGATTCTTTCACAGGCGAGAACCGGCAGAGCTGCGGGCGTGCGCCGCTATCGCGCTCGGAAAGATCGGAACCTCGCTCGCTATGGAAGCACTGCAGCAGGCGGGGGGCGACGGTGAGCTCATCGTTCGAAACGCGGTGAGCAGGGCGATTCGGGGTGGCTGA
- a CDS encoding LytR C-terminal domain-containing protein gives MKVGRWILLAAVVGGAGYYGWTRYERARSAAGAQLDAPVDAKAPPNTRIKVEVLNATTTKGLARRATLFLRDRGFDVVAIGTAREQRETTLVIDRSNHPAWARLIANALGATITSRPDSSRYVDATVLVGASWHPPAKPFYP, from the coding sequence GTGAAGGTTGGAAGGTGGATCCTTCTCGCGGCGGTTGTGGGAGGTGCCGGCTACTACGGCTGGACTCGTTACGAGCGCGCGCGCTCAGCCGCCGGCGCGCAACTCGATGCGCCCGTCGATGCAAAGGCGCCGCCCAACACGCGCATAAAGGTCGAAGTGCTGAATGCGACAACGACCAAGGGCCTCGCGCGACGCGCCACACTCTTCCTGCGTGATCGGGGGTTCGATGTCGTCGCTATCGGCACGGCGCGCGAGCAGAGGGAGACGACGCTTGTGATCGATCGCTCGAACCATCCCGCGTGGGCGCGGCTTATCGCGAATGCATTGGGCGCGACCATTACCAGCCGCCCGGACAGCTCACGCTACGTGGATGCCACCGTGCTTGTCGGGGCGAGCTGGCACCCGCCTGCCAAGCCTTTCTACCCGTAG
- the trpA gene encoding tryptophan synthase subunit alpha, producing MASTLAIVSSNRIDRRFAILKGTRRTALVCYVTAGYPDMKRSLELLRGLEDQGADVVEVGVPFSDPIADGPIIQETSMRALEAGMTFERTLELVAQADLGIPVVLFSYLNPILAAGETCLHRAATAGVDGVLVTDLPVGADKEREAWLGESQLAFIRLVAPTTPLERMREISSHGSGFVYLISRLGVTGMQESISAELEPAVARLRSATDLPICVGFGISSPDQARAVGRLADGVVVGSALVQAAGRSTDEALNLAAALRAALDS from the coding sequence ATGGCATCAACATTGGCGATTGTATCGTCTAATCGAATAGATCGGCGATTCGCGATTCTGAAGGGTACGCGTCGAACGGCGCTGGTCTGCTACGTCACGGCCGGCTACCCCGACATGAAAAGGTCGCTCGAGCTCCTTCGCGGCCTGGAGGACCAGGGAGCGGACGTGGTCGAGGTAGGTGTTCCGTTTTCCGATCCGATCGCCGACGGGCCCATCATTCAGGAAACCTCGATGCGCGCTCTCGAGGCAGGAATGACCTTCGAGCGAACACTGGAACTCGTGGCGCAGGCGGATTTGGGCATTCCAGTTGTGCTCTTCAGTTATCTGAACCCGATCCTCGCCGCGGGTGAGACCTGTCTGCACCGGGCGGCGACTGCGGGAGTGGACGGCGTTCTCGTAACCGATCTTCCGGTTGGTGCGGACAAGGAGCGAGAGGCGTGGCTGGGCGAAAGCCAGCTTGCGTTCATCAGGCTCGTCGCGCCGACGACGCCACTCGAGAGGATGCGGGAGATCTCGAGCCACGGCAGTGGATTTGTGTACTTGATAAGTCGCCTCGGAGTGACTGGAATGCAGGAGTCGATCTCTGCGGAGCTCGAGCCTGCTGTCGCGCGTTTGCGGAGCGCGACTGACTTGCCGATCTGCGTCGGCTTTGGCATCTCGAGTCCGGACCAGGCCCGCGCGGTTGGGAGACTTGCGGATGGAGTAGTCGTGGGGAGCGCTCTCGTGCAGGCGGCAGGCAGAAGCACAGATGAAGCCCTGAATCTTGCTGCCGCGCTTCGCGCGGCACTCGACTCCTAG
- the aspS gene encoding aspartate--tRNA ligase, giving the protein MPLIPETAFKTSLRTHRGGALRASDDGQPVSLAGWVHRSRNLGGIVFLDLRDRAGIVQISCDPKWTPPAEIEKAAALGQESVVTVRGAVALRPAEMRNPELATGDIEVRAHAVDLIGPAETPAIPVARGKGEKLAAEELRLRHRHLDLRRPELQENLMLRHRLMQTTRRYLDERGYLEIETPILTKPTPEGARDYLVPSRVHAGEFYALPQSPQLYKQLLMISGFDRYFQIARCFRDEDLRADRQPEFTQIDIEASFIAPEDIIALTEGLLAELFRDAGIEIPAHFDRLSYAEAMERFGTDRPDMRYELEVFDASAAFRGSDFGITRSALEAGGRVRGIRIPGGAALSRKQVDELEAIAKSAGASGVLRVRNANGTLEGPAAKFLTGASAEVLALSDGELCLMVAASDDVSSPALDRVRQEAARRLDLIPDRSARMLWVTDFPLFGRDSSTGGLTSVHHPFTAPHPDDLDKLETDPLSVRALAYDVIMNGTELGGGSIRISDPALQRRVLGVLGVSDDEATARFGFLLEALNAGAPPHGGIAFGFDRIVMLLAGAPSLRDVIAYPKTTAARALFEGAPTPIDSADLADLHLRTESRA; this is encoded by the coding sequence TTGCCACTCATACCTGAAACGGCGTTCAAGACTTCGCTCAGAACCCACCGGGGAGGCGCCTTACGCGCCTCCGATGACGGTCAGCCCGTGTCGCTCGCAGGGTGGGTGCACCGGTCCCGGAATCTGGGCGGAATCGTCTTCCTGGATCTCCGTGACCGCGCCGGCATCGTTCAAATCTCATGCGACCCGAAGTGGACTCCGCCCGCGGAAATCGAAAAGGCGGCTGCACTCGGTCAGGAGTCCGTGGTTACCGTTCGCGGCGCGGTCGCACTCAGGCCTGCCGAGATGCGGAACCCGGAGCTCGCTACGGGCGATATCGAGGTTCGCGCGCACGCCGTGGATCTCATCGGACCCGCGGAGACTCCCGCGATTCCCGTGGCGAGGGGGAAGGGAGAGAAGCTGGCAGCCGAGGAGCTGCGACTGCGTCATCGCCATCTCGATCTGCGACGTCCGGAGCTCCAGGAGAATCTTATGCTGCGCCATCGCCTCATGCAGACGACGCGAAGGTATCTGGACGAGCGCGGCTATCTCGAGATCGAGACTCCAATCCTGACGAAGCCGACTCCCGAGGGAGCAAGAGACTATCTGGTGCCCAGCCGGGTACACGCCGGCGAGTTCTATGCACTGCCGCAATCGCCCCAGCTCTACAAGCAGCTGCTGATGATCTCGGGATTCGATCGCTACTTCCAGATAGCGAGATGCTTTCGCGACGAAGACCTGAGGGCGGACCGCCAGCCGGAGTTCACGCAGATCGACATCGAGGCGTCGTTCATCGCGCCCGAGGACATCATCGCTCTCACGGAAGGTCTGCTCGCCGAACTTTTTCGCGATGCGGGCATCGAGATTCCAGCGCACTTCGACCGTCTTTCGTACGCCGAAGCAATGGAGCGCTTTGGCACTGACCGTCCCGATATGCGCTACGAGCTGGAAGTGTTCGATGCCAGCGCGGCATTCCGCGGCAGCGACTTCGGCATCACGCGCTCGGCTCTCGAGGCCGGTGGCCGCGTGCGAGGGATCAGGATTCCCGGGGGCGCGGCGCTTTCTCGCAAGCAGGTTGACGAGCTCGAGGCGATCGCGAAGTCCGCTGGCGCATCCGGAGTGCTTCGCGTGCGCAACGCCAATGGCACGCTCGAGGGACCGGCCGCGAAATTCCTGACTGGCGCGAGCGCCGAAGTTCTCGCGTTGAGCGATGGCGAGCTCTGCCTCATGGTCGCGGCATCGGACGATGTCTCGTCGCCAGCGCTCGACCGCGTTCGCCAGGAAGCCGCACGCCGGCTGGACCTCATTCCCGATCGGTCGGCACGCATGCTCTGGGTGACCGATTTTCCGTTGTTCGGCCGCGACTCGAGCACCGGTGGACTTACGTCGGTGCATCATCCATTCACGGCCCCCCATCCGGACGACCTCGACAAGCTGGAAACCGATCCACTATCCGTGAGAGCGCTGGCCTACGACGTCATCATGAACGGCACAGAGCTCGGCGGTGGCAGCATCAGGATAAGTGACCCTGCGCTCCAGCGGCGGGTACTTGGCGTGCTTGGAGTCAGCGACGATGAAGCGACCGCGCGCTTCGGATTCCTCCTCGAGGCTCTCAATGCAGGCGCGCCGCCGCATGGGGGAATCGCGTTTGGATTCGACCGGATCGTCATGCTTCTTGCCGGAGCACCATCACTGCGGGACGTCATAGCTTACCCGAAGACGACAGCAGCGCGCGCTTTGTTCGAGGGCGCGCCGACTCCGATTGATTCAGCTGACCTTGCCGACCTTCACCTGAGGACAGAATCAAGAGCTTGA
- a CDS encoding HD domain-containing phosphohydrolase, which yields MAELLSLTQQREPDKAKGVDSAAAYLRRRGRDFIISFYGTLRAIKLYPLEHTAVKRSLVELSGIAREIVGRERDLEFRFSGEFIFINTTRLRLDLTNYASFGYLLKICRDAGIGVIRVHDDAGERTWRVFLSLLDSSTETDPDERREKIIGQLADAGLTSLELGPPQEDLNDNEQAEQTKEAANRTYTRSVALTRDVINSVRLGRTPSIKKIKRVVQGIVDQILNEETSLIGLTAIRDYDEYTFTHSVNVCIFSVALGRRLGMTKLQLFDLGISALMHDIGKSRIPVGLLQKSEDLSEDEWLRIAAHPWLGVLVLFNLKGQQEEVSYRAMTVAYEHHMRADLSGYPKVIRPRSPSMASRIVAVADGYDAATSRRSYQTVPYPPSAVLQDMRDNPRRGMDPVVVKAFINLLGIYPPGTLVVLDTFELAVVSAANSGFDALSRPIVKIVSDANGNMVAPPLEVDLAQVDSNGDYPRTIIKTADPDRYGINIGDCIV from the coding sequence GTGGCTGAGCTCCTGTCCCTCACTCAGCAGCGCGAGCCTGACAAGGCAAAGGGCGTCGACTCTGCCGCTGCCTACCTGCGCCGGCGGGGCCGCGACTTCATCATCTCGTTCTACGGAACGCTTCGCGCAATCAAGCTCTACCCTCTCGAGCACACTGCGGTCAAGCGATCGCTCGTGGAGCTTTCCGGAATTGCGCGCGAGATCGTCGGGCGCGAGCGCGATCTCGAGTTTCGCTTTTCCGGTGAATTCATTTTCATCAATACCACTCGGCTTCGACTCGACCTTACCAACTACGCGAGCTTTGGCTATCTGCTGAAGATCTGTCGGGACGCCGGCATCGGGGTGATTCGTGTGCACGACGACGCGGGAGAGCGCACGTGGCGTGTGTTTCTCTCGCTCCTCGACTCATCCACCGAAACAGATCCCGACGAGCGGCGCGAGAAGATCATCGGACAGCTCGCCGACGCTGGACTGACATCGCTCGAGCTCGGGCCGCCGCAGGAAGACCTCAACGACAACGAGCAGGCCGAGCAGACGAAGGAAGCGGCCAATCGCACGTACACGCGCTCAGTCGCACTCACGCGGGACGTGATCAACTCCGTCAGGCTGGGGCGTACGCCGAGCATAAAGAAGATCAAGCGCGTCGTGCAGGGAATTGTCGACCAGATTCTCAACGAGGAAACATCGCTGATCGGGCTCACCGCGATCCGCGACTACGACGAGTACACGTTCACGCACAGCGTCAACGTCTGCATCTTCTCTGTTGCACTTGGCCGCCGACTTGGGATGACGAAGCTCCAGCTGTTCGACCTCGGCATCTCCGCCCTGATGCATGACATCGGAAAGTCCCGGATTCCTGTGGGGCTGCTTCAGAAATCCGAGGACCTGTCGGAGGACGAGTGGCTCCGCATTGCCGCGCATCCGTGGCTCGGTGTCCTCGTCCTCTTCAACCTGAAGGGTCAACAGGAGGAAGTCAGCTATCGCGCAATGACCGTTGCCTACGAGCATCACATGCGAGCGGACTTGAGCGGGTACCCGAAGGTCATCCGACCGCGCAGTCCGAGTATGGCCAGCAGGATCGTTGCGGTTGCAGACGGTTACGACGCGGCGACATCGCGTCGCTCATACCAGACCGTGCCATACCCGCCCTCGGCGGTGCTTCAGGATATGCGCGACAACCCGCGGCGCGGAATGGATCCCGTTGTCGTGAAGGCCTTCATCAACCTCCTCGGTATTTACCCGCCTGGCACACTCGTTGTCCTGGACACGTTCGAGCTCGCGGTGGTTTCCGCGGCAAATTCGGGCTTTGATGCTCTGTCCCGTCCCATCGTCAAGATCGTGAGTGACGCCAACGGCAACATGGTCGCTCCGCCACTGGAAGTTGACCTTGCGCAGGTAGACAGCAACGGCGACTATCCCCGAACGATCATCAAGACGGCGGATCCCGACAGGTATGGCATCAACATTGGCGATTGTATCGTCTAA
- the rlmN gene encoding 23S rRNA (adenine(2503)-C(2))-methyltransferase RlmN, which translates to MEGVEVTHEASADQSAAAMNLLDLTPPDAQSLIRDFAVEHGEREFRATQVMQHLWRAPRAGFAEMHELPANFRALLAENFSIPRLGLAARQLSTDGTEKFLFRLEDGEHIETVAIPEGARLTLCISSQAGCALQCSFCATGAMGFSRNLKPFEIASQIREVMLLTQRKPTNIVFMGMGEPLMNWKSVDLALTIINDEAGIGIGARHITVSTVGVLPGIVALSQRREQFRLALSIHAPTDELRRKLMPINVKYPLADVIDAAGAFDRRVTFEYVMLGGVNDSLDQARQLAELARRCKAFVNLIPLHPGGAGNFTPTTPHGIAVFARAVRAKGVEVAIRKSRGVDIAAACGQLRVERLGRRVPARPDKHGGIHVA; encoded by the coding sequence GTGGAAGGAGTGGAGGTGACGCATGAGGCATCGGCAGACCAGAGTGCGGCTGCCATGAACCTTCTCGATCTCACCCCGCCCGATGCCCAGAGTCTGATCCGGGATTTCGCAGTCGAGCATGGGGAGCGTGAGTTTCGCGCCACGCAGGTAATGCAGCATTTGTGGCGCGCGCCTCGCGCCGGCTTCGCTGAGATGCATGAGCTTCCTGCAAATTTTCGTGCCCTGCTCGCCGAAAACTTCAGCATTCCGCGCCTCGGGCTGGCTGCGCGCCAACTGTCCACGGACGGAACGGAGAAGTTTCTCTTTCGGCTCGAGGACGGGGAACACATCGAGACAGTCGCAATTCCAGAAGGGGCACGGTTGACGCTGTGCATCTCGTCACAGGCAGGATGCGCACTTCAATGCTCCTTCTGTGCCACGGGGGCGATGGGATTCTCGCGCAACCTCAAGCCGTTCGAGATCGCGAGCCAGATTCGCGAAGTGATGCTGCTCACGCAGCGAAAGCCGACAAACATCGTTTTCATGGGAATGGGCGAGCCGCTGATGAACTGGAAGTCGGTCGATCTCGCGCTGACGATTATCAATGATGAAGCAGGTATCGGCATCGGCGCGCGTCACATCACCGTCTCGACCGTGGGAGTCCTGCCGGGAATCGTCGCGCTCTCGCAGCGCCGCGAGCAGTTCCGTCTCGCTCTTTCCATTCACGCGCCGACGGACGAGCTCCGGCGAAAGCTCATGCCGATCAACGTGAAGTATCCGCTGGCCGATGTAATCGATGCCGCCGGCGCCTTCGACCGGCGTGTGACCTTCGAGTACGTGATGCTCGGCGGGGTTAATGATTCCCTCGATCAGGCCCGGCAGCTGGCGGAGCTTGCACGACGCTGCAAGGCGTTCGTGAATCTCATCCCGCTCCATCCAGGCGGCGCGGGGAATTTCACGCCGACGACTCCGCATGGGATCGCAGTCTTTGCGCGCGCGGTACGCGCAAAAGGCGTCGAGGTCGCAATCAGGAAGAGCCGTGGCGTGGACATCGCCGCGGCCTGCGGCCAGCTACGGGTAGAAAGGCTTGGCAGGCGGGTGCCAGCTCGCCCCGACAAGCACGGTGGCATCCACGTAGCGTGA
- the panC gene encoding pantoate--beta-alanine ligase, with translation MSRIADARAAIAKVRADGARIGFVPTMGALHRGHLSLVDRARRESDAVVMSIFVNPLQFGPTEDFGRYPRPLEEDARLASEVGVDILFTPSSDEMYRDGRATIVSAGPRGEVWEGAVRPGHFDGVLTVVAKLFNIVQPDVAILGRKDLQQASLIQAMARDLDFDLTIVVAPTIREGDGLALSSRNAYFSKSERGDALVLIRALRAVAAAFGAGERDGRRLEDIGRQRFADVRRASLDYFAVVNPMTLEPEPRAERGSAAIVAARLGATRLIDNIILGENDQD, from the coding sequence GTGTCGAGGATCGCCGATGCACGCGCGGCGATTGCGAAAGTGAGAGCCGATGGTGCCCGCATCGGATTTGTCCCGACAATGGGCGCTCTTCACCGGGGCCACCTGAGTCTCGTGGATCGCGCGCGTCGCGAGAGCGACGCCGTCGTGATGAGCATCTTCGTCAACCCCCTCCAGTTCGGTCCCACCGAGGATTTCGGTCGCTACCCACGTCCGCTGGAGGAAGATGCGCGCCTCGCCTCCGAGGTCGGTGTGGACATTCTATTCACACCTTCCTCCGACGAGATGTACCGCGACGGGCGCGCTACGATAGTCAGCGCCGGCCCGCGGGGCGAAGTGTGGGAGGGAGCAGTCAGGCCGGGACATTTCGACGGCGTGCTCACCGTGGTTGCGAAGCTCTTCAACATCGTTCAACCCGACGTCGCGATACTCGGCCGAAAGGACCTGCAGCAGGCATCTCTCATTCAGGCGATGGCTCGCGATCTCGATTTTGATTTGACGATCGTCGTGGCACCGACAATCCGCGAGGGCGACGGACTGGCCCTCTCGAGCCGGAACGCTTACTTCAGCAAGTCCGAGCGCGGTGACGCTCTTGTGCTGATTCGGGCGTTGCGCGCTGTCGCTGCCGCGTTTGGCGCCGGTGAGCGGGACGGACGGCGCCTCGAGGACATCGGCCGACAGCGATTTGCCGATGTTCGTCGAGCGAGTCTCGATTACTTCGCGGTTGTGAATCCCATGACGCTCGAGCCGGAGCCCCGCGCGGAGCGGGGATCGGCCGCGATAGTTGCGGCGCGTCTCGGCGCGACACGACTCATCGACAACATCATCCTCGGCGAGAATGATCAGGACTGA
- a CDS encoding dihydroneopterin aldolase, whose translation MPSLDVVTLKAMAFHTRIGVLPHEAQIAQSIEVDLSVWVARPPGAHGGEGIVDYRQLYDLVAAVVNEGHTHYLENLVERIAAAALEIAGIRRTRVTVRKPHVALPGPLSYAEVSLERAADE comes from the coding sequence ATGCCTTCGCTCGACGTCGTAACACTGAAGGCCATGGCCTTCCACACGCGCATCGGCGTGCTTCCGCACGAAGCGCAGATTGCCCAGTCCATAGAGGTGGATCTTTCGGTGTGGGTGGCGCGCCCGCCTGGTGCTCATGGTGGCGAAGGCATTGTGGACTATCGTCAGCTGTACGATCTCGTCGCGGCCGTCGTCAACGAAGGCCACACCCATTATCTGGAGAACCTCGTCGAGCGCATTGCCGCGGCTGCGCTCGAAATCGCCGGCATTCGGCGCACCCGCGTAACGGTTCGGAAGCCTCACGTCGCACTGCCGGGCCCGCTCTCGTACGCTGAAGTCTCGCTGGAGCGCGCCGCTGATGAGTGA
- the panB gene encoding 3-methyl-2-oxobutanoate hydroxymethyltransferase — protein MSDNRASSAKRITLREIARLKREGQKLVVVTAYDVLFARVVDDAGVDIVLVGDSVGNVVAGFDSTLPVKLDQMIYHGAAVRRGVKRALLVVDLPFLAYQASVERAILNAGRVMQETGADAVKMEGGSSEMVKTVAALTRIGIPVMAHLGFTPQSVRALGMRVQGREEGDADRLVNEASALEQAGAFSVVLELLPSDVAAQITAAVSIPTIGIGAGPHCDGQVLVLPDLLGLNDGFEPKFLKRYANLAETSREAVAKYADEVRSQVYPDAEHSN, from the coding sequence ATGTCTGACAATCGGGCATCGTCGGCGAAGCGCATCACGCTTAGAGAGATAGCGCGCCTCAAGCGCGAAGGGCAGAAGCTCGTCGTCGTGACAGCATATGATGTGCTTTTCGCTCGCGTTGTCGACGACGCGGGCGTGGACATCGTGCTCGTCGGTGACTCGGTGGGGAACGTCGTCGCTGGATTCGATTCGACGCTTCCTGTAAAGCTCGATCAGATGATCTACCACGGCGCGGCCGTGCGACGAGGAGTAAAGCGCGCGCTACTGGTAGTCGATCTGCCATTTCTCGCCTACCAGGCGAGCGTCGAGCGCGCAATTCTAAACGCGGGTCGAGTCATGCAGGAGACGGGCGCCGACGCCGTGAAGATGGAAGGCGGAAGTTCTGAAATGGTAAAGACAGTCGCGGCGCTGACGCGGATCGGCATCCCGGTGATGGCGCATCTGGGCTTTACTCCGCAGTCGGTGCGGGCTCTCGGCATGCGGGTTCAGGGCAGGGAAGAGGGTGATGCTGATCGGCTCGTGAATGAAGCGTCAGCGCTCGAGCAGGCCGGTGCATTCTCGGTTGTTCTCGAGCTGCTGCCCTCTGACGTCGCGGCACAAATCACTGCCGCGGTGAGCATCCCGACGATCGGCATCGGCGCCGGGCCGCACTGTGATGGGCAGGTGCTCGTGCTCCCCGATCTGCTCGGCTTGAACGACGGGTTCGAGCCAAAGTTTCTCAAGCGCTACGCCAACCTTGCTGAGACGTCCCGCGAGGCGGTGGCGAAGTATGCGGACGAAGTCCGTTCCCAGGTCTATCCGGATGCCGAGCACAGCAACTAG